From the genome of Primulina eburnea isolate SZY01 chromosome 12, ASM2296580v1, whole genome shotgun sequence, one region includes:
- the LOC140806928 gene encoding uncharacterized protein isoform X5 — protein MSFALQVKQAITGSHGLDAQFVGVNFLESLVSEFSPSTSTAMGLPREFHEKCRTSLEKTFIKAFYCWVQDAAFNISNRILGTDAAVPESKVCSAALRLMLQILNWDFRGNKSTDESSIKGIDVFCDRVNPESNSIKRTECVMVQPGPAWRDVLISSGHVGWLLNLYGALRQKFSSEGYWLDCPLAVSARRLLVQFCSLSGTIFPSDNGYTQKQLLLQLLAGILPWVEPPDAVSKVIECGKSESELLDGCRALLSIATVTAPLVFNELLKSMRPHGTLGLLSDLTCEVIKDLARNHAEEEAWSWVARDILLDTWTALLLQLDDGGHLESLPPEGIIAAGNLFMLIVESELKAASASAFSDENEYDYFQSSITAMDERLSSYALIARSAIGVTVPFLTKLFSDLFTRLHQGRGISDPTETLEELYSLLLIAGHVLADEGQSETPLVPKEIQAQFTDIVDADKHPVVVLYSSIIKFAEQSLDPEIRASFFSPRLMEAIVWFLARWSSTYLMPPEKTSVNKSSSKNNYNAQLDPISTTLIPSDPSENPADALLSFCDENNQGKVVLDIIIHISLTTLVSYPGEKELQALTCYQLLHGLVRQRNIIAHLVTLGSWRDFANAFANESVFFTLNAPHQRSLAQTLAVSASGLKTSDKSNQYVKNLTSHMTVHFIDLSSKHDLKTIAQQPDIILLVSCLLERLRGVASASEPKTQKAIYDMGFSVLNPVLIFLQAYKDEPLIIYLLLKFVVNWVDGQIIYLEAQETAAVVNFCMRLLQLYSSHNIGKISVGLSNSLRTEADAEKCKDLRVLLKLLSNLCSKDLVDFASEPVEAHGINISQVVYMGLHIVTPLITVDLLKFPKLCHGYFSLLSHLLEVYPEMIAQLNIQAFNHIFGTLDFGLHHQDIEVVDLCLRALKAIASHHYKERVAGKAGLGSHATSYKDPTGEFHEGILSRFLHTLLQLLLFEDYSADLVGSAADALLPLILCKQNVYQNLANELLERQATQTFKARLATAFHSLTSSNNLSLTLDRVNYQRFRKNLHSFLIEVRGFLRTI, from the exons ATGAG TTTTGCACTGCAGGTGAAACAGGCTATAACTGGTAGCCATGGTCTTGACGCACAGTTTGTCGGAGTCAATTTTTTGGAATCTTTG GTGTCTGAATTTTCACCTTCTACATCAACCGCTATGGGCCTTCCCAGAGAATTCCACGAGAAGTGCCGAACATCTCTAGAGAAAACCTTTATAAAG GCATTTTACTGTTGGGTGCAAGACGCTGCTTTTAACATCTCAAACAGAATACTCGGAACCGATGCCGCAGTTCCTGAATCCAAAGTCTGTTCAGCTGCATTACGTCTGATGCTTCAAATACTGAATTGGGATTTTCGAGGCAACAAGAGTACTGATGAGAGTTCCATAAAAGGGATTGATGTGTTTTGTGATAGAGTGAATCCAGAAAGTAACTCAATTAAAAGGACTGAATGTGTCATGGTTCAG CCTGGTCCTGCCTGGCGTGATGTGCTGATTTCAAGTGGTCATGTTGGGTGGCTTCTGAACTTGTATGGTGCGCTTAGACAGAAGTTTTCATCTGAAGGTTACTGGCTTGACTGTCCTCTTGCAGTTTCTGCTCGAAGACTTCTAGTGCAATTTTGCTCTTTATCAGGAACCATATTTCCATCTG ATAATGGGTACACACAAAAGCAACTCCTTCTACAGCTCCTAGCTGGAATTTTACCATGGGTTGAACCACCTGATGCTGTTTCAAAAGTGATAGAATGTGGAAAAAGTGAAAG TGAACTGCTTGATGGTTGCCGTGCACTGTTGTCCATTGCAACTGTGACAGCACCGCTTGTGTTCAATGAGCTTTTGAAATCTATGAG GCCTCATGGTACCCTTGGCCTATTATCTGACCTGACATGTGAAGTCATTAAAGATCTTGCGAGAAATCATGCTGAGGAAGAGGCCTGGAGTTGGGTAGCCCGTGATATTTTATTAGATACTTGGACTGCACTGCTCCTG CAGTTGGATGATGGTGGACATCTTGAATCGCTTCCACCTGAAGGGATCATTGCAGCTGGCAATCTTTTTATGCTGATAGTTGAGTCTGAATTGAAGG CTGCTTCTGCTTCTGCCTTCAGTGATGAGAATGAATATGATTACTTTCAGTCTTCTATAACAG CTATGGATGAGAGATTGAGCTCTTATGCTCTTATCGCACGATCAGCTATAGGTGTTACAGTCCCTTTTCTCACCAAACTTTTCTCAGATCTTTTCACAAGGCTTCATCAG GGCAGAGGCATTAGTGATCCAACTGAAACTTTGGAAGAACTTTATTCTCTCTTACTCATAGCTGGACACGTTTTGGCTGATGAAGGGCAGAGTGAAACCCCTTTG GTGCCCAAGGAGATTCAGGCCCAATTTACAGACATTGTGGATGCAGATAAACACCCCGTTGTTGTTCTTTATAG CTCAATCATAAAGTttgctgagcaaagtttagaTCCGGAAATTAGAGCGTCATTCTTCAGTCCTCGTCTCATGGAG GCAATTGTATGGTTCCTTGCAAGATGGTCTTCAACTTACTTGATGCCCCCTGAAAAAACTAGTGTAAACAAAAGCAGTTCTAAAAATAATTACAATGCCCAACTGGATCCAATAAGTACAACATTGATTCCCTCAGATCCATCCGAGAATCCCGCAGATGCATTGCTTAGTTTTTGTGATGAGAATAATCAAGGAAAAGTTGTGCTTGATATTATTATTCACATCTCTTTGACAACACTAGTTTCATACCCTGGGGAGAAGGAGTTGCAG GCTCTCACATGTTACCAACTGCTTCATGGACTTGTTCGACAAAGGAACATTATTGCTCACCTGGTTACTTTG GGCTCTTGGCGTGATTTTGCAAATGCTTTTGCCAACGAAAGCGTCTTTTTCACATTAAATGCGCCTCACCAG CGTTCACTTGCTCAGACACTTGCTGTTTCAGCTTCTGGCCTGAAAACATCCGACAAATCAAATCA GTATGTAAAAAATCTGACAAGTCATATGACAGTACATTTTATAGACTTGTCAAGCAAGCACGACCTCAAAACCATTGCGCAACAACCTGATATTATTTTGTTG GTAAGTTGCTTGTTGGAGCGACTTCGTGGAGTTGCCAGCGCCTCTGAACCTAAAACGCAGAAGGCTATTTATGACATGGGATTCTCAGTTTTAAACCCTGTCTTGATTTTTCTTCAAGCATACAAAGATGAG CCTTTGATCATCTACCTTCTGCTCAAATTTGTTGTCAATTGGGTGGATGGTCAAATCATCTATCTAGAGGCCCAAGAAACTGCTGCTGTGGTCAACTTCTGCATGCGTTTGCTTCAGCTTTACTCGTCTCACAATATTGGCAAG ATTTCTGTGGGCCTTTCAAATAGCTTACGCACTGAAGCGGATGCGGAGAAATGCAAGGATTTACGCGTGCTCCTGAAACTTCTTTCAAATCTCTGTTCAAAGGATCTG GTTGACTTTGCATCTGAACCTGTCGAGGCTCATGGTATAAATATTTCTCAG GTGGTATATATGGGCCTTCACATTGTAACTCCTCTTATAACAGTAGACCTGCTGAAATTTCCTAAACTTTGTCATGGA TATTTCTCATTGTTATCTCACCTTCTGGAGGTCTATCCTGAAATGATTGCACAACTAAATATTCAGgctttcaatcacatatttggAACTCTTGATTTTGGCCTACATCATCAG GACATCGAAGTTGTTGATTTGTGTCTAAGAGCACTAAAAGCAATTGCATCACACCATTACAAGGAAAGAGTTGCTGGTAAAGCTGGCTTAGGATCTCATGCTACCAGTTACAAGGACCCTACTGGAGAATTCCATGAAGGCATTCTCAGTCGATTCCTTCATACACTGCTGCAACTTCTTCTTTTCGAGGACTATAG TGCTGATCTTGTTGGCTCCGCAGCAGATGCCCTACTTCCTTTGATTCTCTGCAAACAGAATGTTTATCAG AACTTGGCAAATGAGTTGCTTGAAAGGCAGGCAACCCAAACATTTAAAGCACGGTTAGCGACTGCGTTCCATTCTCTCACAAGTTCAAACAATCTTTCTTTAACGCTTGACCGTGTAAACTACCAGAGATTCAGGAAAAATTTACATAGTTTTCTCATAGAAGTTCGTGGATTTCTCCGCACCATATAG
- the LOC140806929 gene encoding glucan endo-1,3-beta-glucosidase-like: MYNLLSFSLLLAFIYSLNFSDMAVSPRIHRSLQPSAAAIFLLLHITAVHCIGVNYGTLGDNLPPPAQVATFLKDKTTIDRIKLFDVNADILRAFADTGILVAVTVPNGEIPSLTNVRYTRRWVADNIKPFYPRTKINYILVGNEILHWGPQNLIDNLVSAMRSLHKALLLSGIKDINVTTAHSLGILERSEPPSLGRFRPGWDVGVLAPMLQFLRESKSPFMVNPYPYFGYSPENADFALFRPNKGYFDRYSKRTYGNMFDLLMDAVHMSMKRLGYEDVDIVAGETGWSSLGETFEQPKCSVENAASYNGGLVRQYNSGRGTPLMPHRRFETYIFALFNENQKTGSLAERNFGLFRPDFTAVYDVGIMRAGAGAGAGAAPAKPVPTPAPAAGKKWCVPKPAANDAALQANINYVCSQGVNCSPIQPGGSCFDPNTVRAHASFIMNAYYQAKGRNDYNCDFAGSGVLTTNDPSYGACRYTS; this comes from the exons ATGTATAATCTCCTTTCATTTTCTCTTCTTCTTGCCTTTATTTATTCATTAAACTTCTCAGATATGGCGGTGTCACCAAGGATTCATCGTTCTCTACAACCTTCCGCTGCCGCCATCTTCCTCCTCCTCCACATCACGGCCGTGCACTGCATAGGCGTTAACTACGGCACACTCGGAGACAACCTCCCGCCTCCTGCTCAAGTCGCCACGTTCCTCAAGGACAAGACAACCATCGACCGTATCAAACTCTTTGATGTCAACGCAGACATCCTCCGGGCCTTCGCCGACACGGGGATACTTGTCGCCGTCACCGTGCCCAACGGCGAGATCCCAAGTCTCACCAACGTCCGCTACACTCGCCGCTGGGTGGCCGATAACATCAAGCCATTCTACCCACGTACAAAGATCAACTACATCCTCGTCGGCAACGAAATCCTCCACTGGGGCCCACAGAACCTCATCGACAACCTCGTCTCAGCCATGAGAAGCCTTCACAAAGCTCTTCTCCTCTCTGGGATCAAAGACATCAATGTGACGACAGCTCATTCCCTCGGAATCCTCGAACGATCCGAACCACCGAGCCTGGGCAGATTCCGACCCGGCTGGGACGTCGGGGTACTTGCTCCAATGCTCCAGTTCCTCCGTGAATCGAAGTCGCCTTTCATGGTGAACCCGTACCCATACTTTGGATACAGCCCAGAAAATGCAGATTTCGCTTTGTTCCGACCAAACAAAGGATATTTCGACAGATACTCCAAAAGAACCTACGGAAACATGTTCGATTTGTTAATGGACGCTGTGCACATGTCGATGAAGAGATTGGGCTACGAAGATGTAGACATTGTGGCCGGGGAGACGGGGTGGTCGTCTCTTGGGGAAACGTTTGAGCAGCCCAAATGCTCGGTCGAGAATGCGGCTTCGTACAATGGAGGTCTTGTGAGGCAGTACAATTCTGGGAGAGGCACTCCATTAATGCCGCACCGGAGGTTTGAGACTTATATCTTTGCGTTGTTTAACGAGAATCAGAAAACGGGTTCTCTAGCAGAGAGGAATTTCGGCCTTTTCCGACCAGATTTCACCGCGGTATACGACGTTGGCATCATGCGCGCCGGAGCCGGAGCCGGAGCCGGAGCTGCTCCTGCAAAG CCTGTTCCAACACCAGCACCAGCAGCAGGGAAGAAATGGTGTGTGCCCAAGCCAGCGGCAAACGACGCGGCGCTGCAGGCCAACATAAACTATGTTTGCAGCCAAGGGGTAAACTGCAGTCCGATTCAGCCAGGCGGCTCGTGCTTTGACCCCAACACGGTGCGGGCACACGCATCCTTTATAATGAATGCTTACTACCAAGCCAAAGGCAGAAATGACTACAACTGTGACTTTGCCGGATCCGGCGTCCTCACAACAAACGATCCCA GTTATGGTGCATGCAGGTACACTTCTTAA
- the LOC140806928 gene encoding uncharacterized protein isoform X4, with product MKNASSPEGYVLAKVASVAAQLLKRGWLDFATEELEKFFHEVKQAITGSHGLDAQFVGVNFLESLVSEFSPSTSTAMGLPREFHEKCRTSLEKTFIKAFYCWVQDAAFNISNRILGTDAAVPESKVCSAALRLMLQILNWDFRGNKSTDESSIKGIDVFCDRVNPESNSIKRTECVMVQPGPAWRDVLISSGHVGWLLNLYGALRQKFSSEGYWLDCPLAVSARRLLVQFCSLSGTIFPSDNGYTQKQLLLQLLAGILPWVEPPDAVSKVIECGKSESELLDGCRALLSIATVTAPLVFNELLKSMRPHGTLGLLSDLTCEVIKDLARNHAEEEAWSWVARDILLDTWTALLLQLDDGGHLESLPPEGIIAAGNLFMLIVESELKAASASAFSDENEYDYFQSSITAMDERLSSYALIARSAIGVTVPFLTKLFSDLFTRLHQGRGISDPTETLEELYSLLLIAGHVLADEGQSETPLVPKEIQAQFTDIVDADKHPVVVLYSSIIKFAEQSLDPEIRASFFSPRLMEAIVWFLARWSSTYLMPPEKTSVNKSSSKNNYNAQLDPISTTLIPSDPSENPADALLSFCDENNQGKVVLDIIIHISLTTLVSYPGEKELQALTCYQLLHGLVRQRNIIAHLVTLGSWRDFANAFANESVFFTLNAPHQRSLAQTLAVSASGLKTSDKSNQYVKNLTSHMTVHFIDLSSKHDLKTIAQQPDIILLVSCLLERLRGVASASEPKTQKAIYDMGFSVLNPVLIFLQAYKDEPLIIYLLLKFVVNWVDGQIIYLEAQETAAVVNFCMRLLQLYSSHNIGKISVGLSNSLRTEADAEKCKDLRVLLKLLSNLCSKDLVDFASEPVEAHGINISQVVYMGLHIVTPLITVDLLKFPKLCHGYFSLLSHLLEVYPEMIAQLNIQAFNHIFGTLDFGLHHQDIEVVDLCLRALKAIASHHYKERVAGKAGLGSHATSYKDPTGEFHEGILSRFLHTLLQLLLFEDYSADLVGSAADALLPLILCKQNVYQNLANELLERQATQTFKARLATAFHSLTSSNNLSLTLDRVNYQRFRKNLHSFLIEVRGFLRTI from the exons GTTGGATTTTGCTACTGAAGAGTTGGAGAAATTTTTCCATGAG GTGAAACAGGCTATAACTGGTAGCCATGGTCTTGACGCACAGTTTGTCGGAGTCAATTTTTTGGAATCTTTG GTGTCTGAATTTTCACCTTCTACATCAACCGCTATGGGCCTTCCCAGAGAATTCCACGAGAAGTGCCGAACATCTCTAGAGAAAACCTTTATAAAG GCATTTTACTGTTGGGTGCAAGACGCTGCTTTTAACATCTCAAACAGAATACTCGGAACCGATGCCGCAGTTCCTGAATCCAAAGTCTGTTCAGCTGCATTACGTCTGATGCTTCAAATACTGAATTGGGATTTTCGAGGCAACAAGAGTACTGATGAGAGTTCCATAAAAGGGATTGATGTGTTTTGTGATAGAGTGAATCCAGAAAGTAACTCAATTAAAAGGACTGAATGTGTCATGGTTCAG CCTGGTCCTGCCTGGCGTGATGTGCTGATTTCAAGTGGTCATGTTGGGTGGCTTCTGAACTTGTATGGTGCGCTTAGACAGAAGTTTTCATCTGAAGGTTACTGGCTTGACTGTCCTCTTGCAGTTTCTGCTCGAAGACTTCTAGTGCAATTTTGCTCTTTATCAGGAACCATATTTCCATCTG ATAATGGGTACACACAAAAGCAACTCCTTCTACAGCTCCTAGCTGGAATTTTACCATGGGTTGAACCACCTGATGCTGTTTCAAAAGTGATAGAATGTGGAAAAAGTGAAAG TGAACTGCTTGATGGTTGCCGTGCACTGTTGTCCATTGCAACTGTGACAGCACCGCTTGTGTTCAATGAGCTTTTGAAATCTATGAG GCCTCATGGTACCCTTGGCCTATTATCTGACCTGACATGTGAAGTCATTAAAGATCTTGCGAGAAATCATGCTGAGGAAGAGGCCTGGAGTTGGGTAGCCCGTGATATTTTATTAGATACTTGGACTGCACTGCTCCTG CAGTTGGATGATGGTGGACATCTTGAATCGCTTCCACCTGAAGGGATCATTGCAGCTGGCAATCTTTTTATGCTGATAGTTGAGTCTGAATTGAAGG CTGCTTCTGCTTCTGCCTTCAGTGATGAGAATGAATATGATTACTTTCAGTCTTCTATAACAG CTATGGATGAGAGATTGAGCTCTTATGCTCTTATCGCACGATCAGCTATAGGTGTTACAGTCCCTTTTCTCACCAAACTTTTCTCAGATCTTTTCACAAGGCTTCATCAG GGCAGAGGCATTAGTGATCCAACTGAAACTTTGGAAGAACTTTATTCTCTCTTACTCATAGCTGGACACGTTTTGGCTGATGAAGGGCAGAGTGAAACCCCTTTG GTGCCCAAGGAGATTCAGGCCCAATTTACAGACATTGTGGATGCAGATAAACACCCCGTTGTTGTTCTTTATAG CTCAATCATAAAGTttgctgagcaaagtttagaTCCGGAAATTAGAGCGTCATTCTTCAGTCCTCGTCTCATGGAG GCAATTGTATGGTTCCTTGCAAGATGGTCTTCAACTTACTTGATGCCCCCTGAAAAAACTAGTGTAAACAAAAGCAGTTCTAAAAATAATTACAATGCCCAACTGGATCCAATAAGTACAACATTGATTCCCTCAGATCCATCCGAGAATCCCGCAGATGCATTGCTTAGTTTTTGTGATGAGAATAATCAAGGAAAAGTTGTGCTTGATATTATTATTCACATCTCTTTGACAACACTAGTTTCATACCCTGGGGAGAAGGAGTTGCAG GCTCTCACATGTTACCAACTGCTTCATGGACTTGTTCGACAAAGGAACATTATTGCTCACCTGGTTACTTTG GGCTCTTGGCGTGATTTTGCAAATGCTTTTGCCAACGAAAGCGTCTTTTTCACATTAAATGCGCCTCACCAG CGTTCACTTGCTCAGACACTTGCTGTTTCAGCTTCTGGCCTGAAAACATCCGACAAATCAAATCA GTATGTAAAAAATCTGACAAGTCATATGACAGTACATTTTATAGACTTGTCAAGCAAGCACGACCTCAAAACCATTGCGCAACAACCTGATATTATTTTGTTG GTAAGTTGCTTGTTGGAGCGACTTCGTGGAGTTGCCAGCGCCTCTGAACCTAAAACGCAGAAGGCTATTTATGACATGGGATTCTCAGTTTTAAACCCTGTCTTGATTTTTCTTCAAGCATACAAAGATGAG CCTTTGATCATCTACCTTCTGCTCAAATTTGTTGTCAATTGGGTGGATGGTCAAATCATCTATCTAGAGGCCCAAGAAACTGCTGCTGTGGTCAACTTCTGCATGCGTTTGCTTCAGCTTTACTCGTCTCACAATATTGGCAAG ATTTCTGTGGGCCTTTCAAATAGCTTACGCACTGAAGCGGATGCGGAGAAATGCAAGGATTTACGCGTGCTCCTGAAACTTCTTTCAAATCTCTGTTCAAAGGATCTG GTTGACTTTGCATCTGAACCTGTCGAGGCTCATGGTATAAATATTTCTCAG GTGGTATATATGGGCCTTCACATTGTAACTCCTCTTATAACAGTAGACCTGCTGAAATTTCCTAAACTTTGTCATGGA TATTTCTCATTGTTATCTCACCTTCTGGAGGTCTATCCTGAAATGATTGCACAACTAAATATTCAGgctttcaatcacatatttggAACTCTTGATTTTGGCCTACATCATCAG GACATCGAAGTTGTTGATTTGTGTCTAAGAGCACTAAAAGCAATTGCATCACACCATTACAAGGAAAGAGTTGCTGGTAAAGCTGGCTTAGGATCTCATGCTACCAGTTACAAGGACCCTACTGGAGAATTCCATGAAGGCATTCTCAGTCGATTCCTTCATACACTGCTGCAACTTCTTCTTTTCGAGGACTATAG TGCTGATCTTGTTGGCTCCGCAGCAGATGCCCTACTTCCTTTGATTCTCTGCAAACAGAATGTTTATCAG AACTTGGCAAATGAGTTGCTTGAAAGGCAGGCAACCCAAACATTTAAAGCACGGTTAGCGACTGCGTTCCATTCTCTCACAAGTTCAAACAATCTTTCTTTAACGCTTGACCGTGTAAACTACCAGAGATTCAGGAAAAATTTACATAGTTTTCTCATAGAAGTTCGTGGATTTCTCCGCACCATATAG